A single Opisthocomus hoazin isolate bOpiHoa1 chromosome 1, bOpiHoa1.hap1, whole genome shotgun sequence DNA region contains:
- the WNT11 gene encoding protein Wnt-11 isoform X1 encodes MKPSPRFFLAGFLSLILQTGICYGIKWIALSKTPSALALNQTQHCKQLEGLVVSQVQLCRSNLELMQTIIQAAREVIKTCRKTFSDMRWNCSSIELAPNYLLDLERGTRESAFVYALSAAAISHTIARACTTGDLPGCSCGPIPDAPMKMKKSGSQANKLMHLHNSEVGRQVLKASLEMKCKCHGVSGSCSIKTCWKGLQELRDIAMDLKNKYLSATKVVHRPMGTRKYLVPKDIDIRPVKETELIYLQSSPDFCMKNEKVGSHGTQDRQCNKTSNGSDSCDLMCCGRGYNPYMDKVVERCHCKYHWCCYVTCKKCERTVERYVCK; translated from the exons ATGAAGCCGAGTCCGCGATTTTTCTTAGCTGGTTTTCTCTCTTTGATTCTGCAGACGGGGATTTGCTATGGGATAAAATGGAT agctctgtccaagaCTCCTTCGGCTTTGGCCCTGAATCAAACCCAGCATTGCAAGCAGCTCGAAGGCTTGGTGGTTTCCCAGGTGCAGCTGTGCCGCAGCAACCTGGAGCTAATGCAGACCATCATCCAGGCGGCACGAGAAGTGATAAAGACCTGTCGTAAAACATTCTCAGACATGCGGTGGAACTGCTCTTCCATTGAACTGGCTCCTAACTACCTGCTGGACTTAGAGAGAG GCACAAGGGAGTCAGCATTTGTGTATGccctttctgctgctgccatcaGCCACACCATTGCCAGGGCCTGCACCACCGGGGACCTCCCTGGCTGTTCCTGTGGTCCCATCCCAG ATGCTCCCATGAAGATGAAAAAATCAGGATCACAAGCCAATAAACTGATGCATCTGCACAACAGTGAAGTAGGGAGACAG GTCTTGAAAGCCTCTCTTGAAATGAAATGTAAGTGCCATGGAGTTTCTGGGTCATGCTCTATCAAGACCTGTTGGAAAGGCCttcaagagctgcgagacattgCAATGGACCTCAAAAACAAGTATTTATCAGCCACCAAGGTTGTTCACCGGCCCATGGGCACACGCAAATACCTCGTGCCAAAGGATATTGATATCAGGCCAGTTAAAGAGACAGAGCTGATTTACCTGCAGAGCTCGCCTGATTTCTGCATGAAGAACGAAAAAGTGGGGTCGCACGGGACTCAGGACAG GCAATGCAACAAGACCTCCAACGGGAGCGACAGCTGCGACTTGATGTGCTGTGGCAGAGGCTACAACCCCTACATGGACAAAGTGGTGGAGCGATGCCACTGCAAGTACCACTGGTGCTGCTACGTGACCTGTAAAAAGTGTGAGAGGACTGTCGAGAGATATGTGTGCAAATGA
- the WNT11 gene encoding protein Wnt-11 isoform X2 — protein MKPSPRFFLAGFLSLILQTGICYGIKWIALSKTPSALALNQTQHCKQLEGLVVSQVQLCRSNLELMQTIIQAAREVIKTCRKTFSDMRWNCSSIELAPNYLLDLERGTRESAFVYALSAAAISHTIARACTTGDLPGCSCGPIPGETPGPGYRWGGCADNLNYGLIMGSKFSDAPMKMKKSGSQANKLMHLHNSEVGRQVLKASLEMKCKCHGVSGSCSIKTCWKGLQELRDIAMDLKNKYLSATKVVHRPMGTRKYLVPKDIDIRPVKETELIYLQSSPDFCMKNEKVGSHGTQDRQCNKTSNGSDSCDLMCCGRGYNPYMDKVVERCHCKYHWCCYVTCKKCERTVERYVCK, from the exons ATGAAGCCGAGTCCGCGATTTTTCTTAGCTGGTTTTCTCTCTTTGATTCTGCAGACGGGGATTTGCTATGGGATAAAATGGAT agctctgtccaagaCTCCTTCGGCTTTGGCCCTGAATCAAACCCAGCATTGCAAGCAGCTCGAAGGCTTGGTGGTTTCCCAGGTGCAGCTGTGCCGCAGCAACCTGGAGCTAATGCAGACCATCATCCAGGCGGCACGAGAAGTGATAAAGACCTGTCGTAAAACATTCTCAGACATGCGGTGGAACTGCTCTTCCATTGAACTGGCTCCTAACTACCTGCTGGACTTAGAGAGAG GCACAAGGGAGTCAGCATTTGTGTATGccctttctgctgctgccatcaGCCACACCATTGCCAGGGCCTGCACCACCGGGGACCTCCCTGGCTGTTCCTGTGGTCCCATCCCAGGTGAGACACCTGGACCTGGGTATCGATGGGGAGGATGTGCAGACAACCTCAACTATGGTCTTATCATGGGGTCCAAATTTTCAGATGCTCCCATGAAGATGAAAAAATCAGGATCACAAGCCAATAAACTGATGCATCTGCACAACAGTGAAGTAGGGAGACAG GTCTTGAAAGCCTCTCTTGAAATGAAATGTAAGTGCCATGGAGTTTCTGGGTCATGCTCTATCAAGACCTGTTGGAAAGGCCttcaagagctgcgagacattgCAATGGACCTCAAAAACAAGTATTTATCAGCCACCAAGGTTGTTCACCGGCCCATGGGCACACGCAAATACCTCGTGCCAAAGGATATTGATATCAGGCCAGTTAAAGAGACAGAGCTGATTTACCTGCAGAGCTCGCCTGATTTCTGCATGAAGAACGAAAAAGTGGGGTCGCACGGGACTCAGGACAG GCAATGCAACAAGACCTCCAACGGGAGCGACAGCTGCGACTTGATGTGCTGTGGCAGAGGCTACAACCCCTACATGGACAAAGTGGTGGAGCGATGCCACTGCAAGTACCACTGGTGCTGCTACGTGACCTGTAAAAAGTGTGAGAGGACTGTCGAGAGATATGTGTGCAAATGA